One Malania oleifera isolate guangnan ecotype guangnan chromosome 9, ASM2987363v1, whole genome shotgun sequence DNA segment encodes these proteins:
- the LOC131164020 gene encoding calmodulin binding protein PICBP, producing MVQRTVSSKHGIQADGVKPEKRSASLKPSLQNQDGKNKGSNELKKKMKKSRSMKLSDFESLKASPLRREVPQLGEPPPPPPPPPRGVPTAAAIQQKQHGNTSAAATPQKQSLIRNSDGSPNYMKSTSSSDARKERSPVSNRNTPTSSDKKYWSRRYSNCSTPGSGLGDKPVRTLTKTSSLERVRTLTKTPSFKPARTFAKKCSKVALRADIKHAQKATCSSTQKDLKFPAYLMLNPGGTESVGTSAMKVCPYTYCSLNGHHHTPLPPLKCFMSARRRQLKTQKGMKLGALSPRRGKPMSDTTEEDTIEQMIFDDKPAVGEGDLGNSAVPPIIQEVGMDFFIEIYAKKTEDNAGNIGEGTQEGDEEIIDFSGELEDLNDTMSSDESSHYEIDCDDTLDQSRGISFIDMGNAVFAKEDCKFEAAVEDFPSFLPQDERAPECIVDGCESVSETADMDWESRQLSVCLNNKDDDSMQCDDETDLKSGYLLETENSNLNDKPVFKPDDAARKFFEDIPTEIQEELVEEESASFDEVDDYDSVSSSIHQNLGIKVSSQVSSSGEQDRHFSDENAFEELNNEIPQTESPFNYDAIICTDLPEEALMDPQEKQLLQDDDGTALLWNQLSCSQDETNEGKNESNVIVGAFESDAITEGTRINEEVLDGSLLPVTEDTETDKSMAVSSLGWEQEHPNAEQVKENKEQDDDTKSQDGRQIHQQIEVNQHDAIIKESLSSENSAHNRLPAETQDDFSEEQLKGSTFVEDLNASDKDRNEVEKFKISSTMESDEHSISGMNQSSSTGCTTGDFDSMEEQDTQLDATNAFLEAGMKRSFFHTGSNSNQELPSTRKNLNIRKKCKRSIKEEEELRKFNPREPNYLPLEPGPEAEKVDLKHQEMDDRKNAEEWMLDYALQKTVTKLAPARKRRVALLVEAYEMVMPTSKIETRLRQSSEAFAHGRPIQACS from the coding sequence ATGGTTCAGAGAACGGTATCCAGCAAGCATGGAATCCAAGCAGATGGTGTTAAACCCGAGAAGCGGTCAGCGAGCCTGAAACCATCTTTGCAGAACCAGGATGGCAAGAACAAAGGAAGCAATGagttgaagaagaaaatgaagaaatcaaGATCAATGAAGCTTTCAGATTTTGAGAGCTTAAAAGCATCACCTTTGAGAAGGGAAGTGCCACAGCTTGGAGAGCCGCCGCCGCCGCCACCGCCGCCGCCACGGGGTGTTCCAACCGCTGCAGCAATCCAACAGAAACAACATGGGAACACCAGTGCAGCTGCAACCCCACAGAAGCAATCTCTGATCAGAAATTCAGATGGGTCACCCAATTATATGAAGTCCACAAGCAGTTCTGATGCAAGGAAGGAGCGCTCACCGGTGAGTAACCGAAATACACCAACTAGCTCAGATAAGAAGTATTGGAGTCGAAGGTATTCAAATTGTTCAACACCTGGCTCTGGGTTGGGTGACAAACCAGTAAGAACATTAACAAAGACATCTAGCTTGGAACGGGTCAGGACCTTAACAAAAACTCCCAGCTTTAAGCCGGCGAGAACCTTTGCAAAGAAATGCTCCAAAGTAGCTCTTCGTGCAGATATAAAACATGCACAGAAGGCAACTTGCTCTTCAACCCAGAAGGATTTAAAGTTTCCGGCTTATCTCATGCTTAATCCTGGGGGAACAGAGTCCGTAGGAACTTCAGCTATGAAGGTTTGCCCTTATACCTACTGTTCTCTTAACGGTCACCATCATACTCCTTTGCCTCCATTAAAGTGCTTCATGTCGGCAAGGAGACGGCAGTTGAAAACCCAGAAGGGTATGAAACTGGGAGCTCTATCCCCACGTAGAGGAAAGCCAATGAGTGACACAACAGAAGAAGACACCATTGAGCAGATGATCTTTGATGATAAACCGGCTGTTGGAGAAGGGGATTTGGGTAACTCTGCAGTCCCTCCTATAATACAAGAAGTAGGCATGGATTTCTTTATTGAAATTTATGCCAAGAAGACAGAAGACAATGCTGGAAATATTGGAGAAGGCACACAGGAAGGAGATGAGGAAATCATTGATTTTTCTGGAGAGCTTGAAGATCTCAATGACACGATGTCTTCAGATGAGTCATCACATTATGAAATTGATTGTGATGACACTCTAGACCAAAGCAGAGGTATCTCCTTCATAGACATGGGCAATGCAGTCTTTGCTAAAGAAGATTGTAAGTTCGAGGCGGCAGTTGAAGACTTTCCATCTTTCCTGCCTCAAGATGAAAGAGCTCCAGAATGCATTGTTGATGGATGTGAATCTGTGTCTGAAACTGCAGATATGGATTGGGAGAGCAGACAACTTTCCGTGTgtctcaataataaagatgatgatTCAATGCAGTGTGATGATGAAACagatttgaaaagtgggtatctTTTAGAAACTGAGAATTCTAATTTGAATGATAAGCCCGTCTTCAAACCAGATGATGCTGCCAGGAAGTTTTTTGAGGACATTCCAACTGAAATACAGGAAGAGCTTGTGGAGGAAGAAAGTGCAAGCTTTGATGAGGTTGATGACTATGATTCTGTATCCAGTAGCATCCACCAGAATTTGGGGATTAAGGTGTCCAGCCAAGTCTCCAGCAGTGGAGAACAAGACCGGCATTTCTCAGATGAAAATGCATTTGAAGAATTAAATAATGAGATCCCCCAAACAGAGTCTCCATTCAATTATGATGCAATTATTTGCACCGACTTACCAGAGGAAGCTTTGATGGATCCACAGGAGAAGCAATTACTTCAAGATGATGATGGAACTGCATTGCTTTGGAATCAACTCTCTTGCAGTCAGGATGAAACAAATGAGGGTAAGAATGAAAGCAATGTCATTGTTGGAGCTTTTGAGTCTGATGCCATTACTGAGGGAACTAGGATAAATGAAGAGGTTCTGGATGGAAGCCTACTTCCTGTGACTGAGGATACAGAAACTGATAAGTCAATGGCTGTAAGCAGTCTTGGCTGGGAGCAGGAACACCCCAATGCTGAACAGGTGaaggaaaataaagagcaagatgACGACACCAAATCACAAGATGGAAGACAAATCCACCAACAAATCGAAGTTAACCAGCATGATGCGATCATCAAAGAAAGTCTGTCAAGTGAAAATTCTGCTCACAACAGGCTTCCTGCTGAAACCCAAGATGACTTTTCTGAGGAGCAATTAAAAGGCAGTACATTTGTTGAAGACTTAAATGCTTCAGACAAAGATCGAAATGAAGTGGAGAAGTTCAAAATCTCAAGTACCATGGAATCTGACGAGCACAGTATTTCAGGGATGAACCAATCCAGTTCCACTGGATGCACCACTGGAGATTTTGACAGCATGGAAGAGCAAGATACCCAGTTGGATGCTACAAATGCATTCCTCGAAGCAGGCATGAAAAGATCATTCTTCCACACAGGAAGCAATTCCAACCAAGAACTGCCCAGCACTcgcaagaatttaaatataagaaaaaaatgcAAGAGATCGATCAAGGAAGAGGAGGAATTAAGAAAATTCAATCCAAGAGAACCAAATTATCTGCCTTTGGAGCCTGGCCCAGAAGCAGAGAAGGTTGATCTCAAGCATCAAGAGATGGATGATAGGAAAAATGCAGAGGAATGGATGCTTGATTATGCACTCCAGAAAACTGTCACCAAACTCGCTCCAGCTCGGAAGAGGAGAGTGGCATTGCTTGTTGAAGCTTATGAGATGGTCATGCCAACATCCAAAATTGAAACTCGTCTGAGGCAATCATCAGAAGCTTTTGCTCATGGACGACCCATTCAAGCTTGTAGCTAA